The Sedimentisphaera salicampi genome includes a region encoding these proteins:
- a CDS encoding InlB B-repeat-containing protein — protein sequence MKRFKLVSLSIMALASIALAFSGGDGSQANPYQVANTDDLQEIATNNPNSGDYFVLTSSITGVDFVIGGSFNGSFDGNGNSIDVSYQGNLTGDDALFQELGPQGVIKNLLVNVDYDLNAYSGNWGFVAGVAGFNNGGLIDNCSVAGSISAMDTGLAVGGITASNAGTVQNCESEVSIATDYGCNAGGIAGQSVGMIEECSFMGNMDVADSGFASIDDQENPTIAGGIVGYAYDGAENTNLSVNAEIIADASGVVAGGVVGYLESGTVTGAEMAGGSITVPSAPFTGSIVGGIAGQALDSSIQQAVLAESASVIGGRYSDTGGIVGYSGISTAGASAAVSEAASLGYVETGYLGYAGGVAGRNSSGMVTNCYAAGNVVANETSGDNTVLGGVVGLNETDNQNGGEAPVQYVHYAGTIMDKPDGEGYLGAVIGWNNGGSLDSAHYDSDLAGVSEFIGWGDQNETSSTALTSAQMAQEGNFPNFNFAQIWSMGAAYPVLTFQIGGASMTYNLDQGYNWISFPVLPDDDSLENVLADYSNIAQDFDSIVSAAGETAQYYQGVWYGTLEVIEPGKMYILNSGAGGSFDVNGFPVDPQTEITLVSGWNWIGSTLQDPVSLDDAFQNAQLSDFDTIVAPSGQTAQYYQGAWYGTLDTLVPGVGYKLNAATAQSFFFDGAVAPASQSDPQLSGEIRPAGAPDWTSPTGLQNNMIITAYVVDENMQQIAVADGSLLSAWTPGGEIAGVTEITDGPSKKYFPLTVFSNETELEGMTLKVYDAAADAVHNIQGAFKFESNSSVGNVVNPVEKQITQGTTTYTVTFDAGDHGTITAGDAVQEIEEGGSATAPTIEADEGWQFTGWDIDFTNVQSSITVTAQYELVSGYYVVTFSEGTHGTITAGDTEQIVYEGGSATAPTIEADEGWEHTGWDTAFDNVTEDLTVTATYSEIPQYTVTFEAGANGSITAGDEVQTVYEGDDAAAPTVTANAGWDFTGWDTDFTNVQSDLTVTAEYTEEIYTVTFAAGANGTITAGDAVQNIPYGGSATAPTIEADAGWEFVGWDTAFDNVTSELTVTAQYELKTYTVTFVAGENGTITSGNETQEVDHGSAAAEPTVEPAEGYVFEAWDKAFNNVTSNLTVNATYSSLPEYIVTFESGPHGTITSGQGVQVVYEGGSATAPTIEANEGWEFAGWDTAFDNVTSEITVTATYSEIPQYTVTFDAGANGSVTAGDAVQTVYEGEDAVEPTIEASEGWEFIGWDADFTNVQSDLTVTAQYEQITYTVTFMPGANGTITAGDTEQTIAYGGSATAPTIEANEGLEHTGWDTAFDNVTSDITVTATYSEIPQYTVTFDAGANGSVTAGDAVQTVYEGEDAVEPTVTANTGWEFIGWDADFTNVQSDLTVTAQYEQITYTVTFMQGANGTITAGDTEQTIAYGGSATAPTVEADEGWEHTGWDTAFDNVTSDITVTATYSEIPQYTVTFDAGANGSVTAGDAVQSVYEGEDAVEPTIEASEGWEFTGWDADFTNVQSDLTVTAQYEQITYTVTFMPGANGTITAGDTEQTIAYGGSATAPTVEADEGWEFAGWDMIFDNVTSDLTVTAVYSELPDVYTVNFYAGDYGEILSGSSQQVDEGEAAELPMLVPDFQYRFEGWYNGDTRYSLSELQNVTENMELTAAYSLQPDPEPADADFNGDKYVGPEDLAVMLDSYLTAEGSLASETAAELFAGDQFGDIDSNQWVDNGDFYLFSNNWLKSFEDSFTYNLVQGYNWISFPVLPEDKSLANVMEGYEEIVENFDNITASNGKTAQYYNGQWYGTLQNIVPTRMYVLYSANGGTFEVSGSEVGPDGAMNLYQGWNWLPFFQKQSMSVQDAFQHLDVQDLDQIIAPNGEVAQYYGNQWYGTLDTLEPGVGYKFNVSKAQGFSYTHQVSPLEAMSIETAAVNKPNWDAPQGLSNQMKVYAKIVDENGDPIATANGSELSAWTPDNPSNIAGATDKVILGPAGNHFQLVIFSDKNSVPGMDLKVYDADSDKIYDIVQTVDFQKDTELGNVVTLQVYSTDAGMPVNVPDWESPTGLMNSMKVYAKVVDQNGDQIATADNSQLSAWTPAGQVAGVTDEVVSGPVDDHFQLVVYSDETSVPGMGLKVYDADADQVYEIIQRLDFEADTDLGNVLTLQVYTIGENAPDWQSPSGLNNQMQVYAMVTQGGVQIAKPDGSLLAAITPSGNIAGVAEVAANPSGTKYFPLTIFSDEDSFTGLIFKVYDAATDTVYDINETLDFQADAQIGNVTSLEEFTVSGEQANSYDVNFMSGENGTLLGQTSQTVDLGENATEPIVEADEGWEFIGWDGSFENVISDRTLTAQYTDVIYTVVFQAGDNGAITAGDELQTVPSGGDAVEPTITADAGYTFTGWNADFTNVTSDLTVTAQYEVTGYTVDFLPGENGSITAGDDSQIVPHGQAAAEPTVTADAGYTFTGWDTAFDNVTSDLTVTALYETAEFTVTFLPGDKGLITAGDSVQTVVYGGAAAEPTVTPIVGYEFDGWDIAFDNVTSDLTVTAQYKEGTGDEDEDGTEEDPWIIDDPTDWQKIIDAPSDHFKVTGDVDFGSNPLTNPLKVPFTGHLYSETGATLSYGFDASGLDYVGLFAVVSNGALIENLDFDVDVTGRNVVGGVAGYFADSTISNCSISGNVTGEKFVGSFVGENRGQIIGCSSDVTLSGDDVVGGIAGTNRGSVSGCSYSGIYTGGTVGIVGSSPSGSVSDSDVVTGGGE from the coding sequence ATGAAAAGATTCAAATTAGTTTCTCTCAGTATTATGGCTCTGGCCTCTATCGCACTTGCCTTCTCAGGCGGCGATGGCTCACAGGCTAATCCTTATCAGGTTGCCAATACGGACGATTTGCAGGAAATAGCGACTAACAATCCTAACTCCGGCGATTACTTCGTTCTTACAAGCAGCATCACAGGTGTTGACTTTGTTATTGGCGGTAGCTTTAATGGTAGTTTTGATGGAAACGGCAACAGTATTGACGTTTCTTATCAAGGTAATCTCACAGGTGATGACGCTCTGTTCCAAGAGCTAGGGCCGCAGGGGGTTATCAAGAATTTACTCGTAAATGTTGACTACGACCTCAACGCTTACAGCGGTAACTGGGGTTTTGTAGCAGGTGTTGCCGGTTTCAATAACGGCGGCCTGATCGACAACTGCTCGGTTGCCGGTTCAATCAGCGCTATGGACACAGGCCTTGCTGTGGGCGGTATCACCGCTTCAAACGCAGGTACTGTTCAGAATTGCGAGTCTGAGGTGTCTATCGCAACAGACTACGGCTGCAATGCAGGCGGTATCGCAGGTCAGTCGGTAGGTATGATTGAAGAATGCTCATTCATGGGGAATATGGATGTGGCAGATTCCGGATTTGCGAGCATAGACGACCAAGAAAACCCGACAATAGCGGGCGGTATCGTTGGTTACGCTTATGACGGTGCTGAGAATACCAACCTTTCTGTTAATGCTGAAATCATCGCTGATGCAAGCGGTGTGGTAGCAGGCGGCGTTGTTGGTTATCTCGAGTCCGGCACAGTAACCGGCGCTGAAATGGCAGGCGGAAGCATTACAGTTCCATCCGCTCCTTTCACCGGCTCAATTGTCGGCGGTATCGCAGGCCAGGCGCTTGACAGCTCAATTCAGCAGGCCGTACTCGCTGAGTCTGCCTCAGTAATAGGCGGTCGCTACAGCGATACAGGCGGTATCGTGGGCTACAGCGGAATTTCAACTGCCGGCGCAAGCGCAGCAGTTAGCGAAGCTGCTTCTCTTGGCTACGTTGAAACAGGCTACCTCGGCTATGCAGGCGGAGTTGCCGGACGCAATTCAAGCGGAATGGTAACAAACTGCTATGCAGCGGGTAATGTTGTGGCCAATGAGACAAGCGGCGATAACACAGTACTTGGCGGTGTAGTTGGCCTAAACGAAACAGATAACCAAAACGGCGGCGAAGCCCCTGTTCAGTACGTGCACTATGCAGGCACTATAATGGACAAGCCGGACGGCGAAGGATACCTCGGTGCAGTAATAGGCTGGAATAATGGGGGAAGCCTTGACAGCGCTCACTACGACAGCGACTTGGCAGGCGTTAGCGAGTTTATCGGCTGGGGCGACCAGAACGAGACAAGCTCAACAGCTCTTACCTCAGCCCAGATGGCGCAGGAGGGAAATTTCCCGAACTTCAATTTCGCTCAAATTTGGTCTATGGGAGCTGCCTATCCGGTACTCACGTTCCAGATTGGCGGAGCCTCTATGACATACAATCTGGATCAGGGGTACAACTGGATTTCATTCCCTGTTCTCCCGGATGATGATTCACTCGAAAACGTACTTGCTGACTACAGCAATATTGCTCAGGACTTCGACTCAATCGTATCTGCAGCAGGCGAAACTGCTCAGTACTATCAGGGAGTCTGGTATGGTACGCTCGAAGTTATCGAGCCGGGTAAGATGTATATACTTAACAGCGGAGCTGGCGGAAGCTTTGATGTAAATGGTTTCCCTGTTGACCCGCAGACAGAGATTACTCTCGTTTCCGGCTGGAACTGGATCGGTTCTACGCTTCAGGATCCTGTAAGCCTTGATGATGCTTTCCAGAACGCTCAGCTCAGCGATTTCGATACAATCGTTGCTCCGAGCGGCCAGACTGCCCAGTATTATCAGGGAGCTTGGTATGGAACGCTGGATACGTTAGTGCCCGGTGTTGGGTATAAACTTAACGCAGCAACAGCACAGTCTTTTTTTTTTGATGGTGCCGTAGCTCCAGCAAGCCAGTCCGACCCGCAGCTTTCTGGCGAAATTCGCCCAGCTGGGGCACCTGACTGGACTTCACCCACTGGCCTCCAGAACAATATGATAATCACGGCTTACGTGGTTGACGAAAATATGCAGCAGATTGCCGTCGCAGACGGCAGTCTGCTTTCTGCTTGGACCCCGGGAGGAGAAATTGCAGGAGTTACAGAAATAACTGACGGGCCATCCAAGAAATACTTCCCGCTTACGGTTTTCAGCAATGAAACAGAATTGGAGGGAATGACCTTAAAGGTTTATGACGCAGCAGCAGACGCTGTTCACAATATACAGGGTGCCTTTAAGTTTGAATCAAACAGTTCGGTCGGTAATGTGGTTAACCCTGTTGAAAAACAGATAACGCAGGGAACAACAACCTATACTGTTACATTTGATGCCGGCGATCATGGAACAATAACAGCCGGCGATGCAGTTCAGGAAATAGAAGAAGGCGGCTCAGCAACAGCTCCGACAATTGAAGCAGATGAAGGCTGGCAATTTACCGGATGGGACATTGATTTTACAAACGTTCAATCCAGTATTACTGTAACAGCTCAGTATGAGCTTGTAAGCGGTTATTACGTTGTAACATTTAGTGAGGGAACTCACGGTACTATAACCGCAGGCGATACCGAGCAGATTGTTTACGAGGGCGGCTCAGCAACAGCTCCGACAATTGAAGCAGATGAAGGCTGGGAGCATACCGGCTGGGATACAGCTTTCGATAATGTAACAGAAGACTTAACTGTAACAGCCACATACTCAGAAATTCCGCAGTACACAGTTACATTTGAAGCGGGAGCCAACGGAAGCATAACAGCAGGCGATGAAGTGCAGACTGTTTATGAAGGCGACGACGCAGCTGCTCCAACAGTTACTGCAAATGCAGGCTGGGATTTCACAGGCTGGGACACAGATTTTACAAACGTCCAGTCCGACCTTACAGTTACTGCAGAATATACAGAAGAGATTTACACAGTAACTTTCGCAGCTGGAGCTAACGGAACAATTACAGCCGGCGATGCGGTACAGAACATTCCTTACGGCGGCTCAGCGACAGCTCCAACAATTGAAGCGGATGCAGGCTGGGAGTTTGTAGGCTGGGACACCGCTTTTGATAATGTTACAAGCGAGCTTACAGTTACAGCTCAGTATGAGCTTAAGACTTACACGGTAACTTTCGTTGCCGGCGAGAACGGAACAATTACTTCAGGTAATGAAACGCAGGAAGTTGACCACGGCTCAGCAGCAGCAGAGCCGACCGTTGAGCCTGCTGAAGGTTATGTTTTCGAAGCCTGGGATAAGGCATTTAATAACGTTACAAGTAATCTTACTGTTAATGCCACTTATTCATCTTTACCTGAGTATATAGTAACTTTCGAATCGGGCCCGCATGGTACTATAACTAGCGGACAAGGCGTTCAAGTTGTTTACGAAGGCGGCTCAGCGACAGCTCCAACAATTGAAGCTAATGAGGGCTGGGAGTTTGCAGGCTGGGACACAGCTTTTGATAATGTTACAAGCGAAATAACTGTAACAGCCACATACTCAGAAATTCCGCAGTACACAGTTACATTTGATGCGGGAGCCAACGGAAGCGTAACAGCAGGCGATGCAGTGCAGACTGTTTACGAAGGCGAAGACGCTGTTGAGCCGACAATTGAAGCCAGCGAAGGCTGGGAATTCATCGGCTGGGATGCAGACTTCACAAACGTTCAGTCTGACCTGACAGTAACAGCACAGTATGAGCAGATTACATATACCGTAACGTTTATGCCGGGTGCTAACGGTACTATAACCGCAGGCGACACCGAGCAGACAATCGCTTACGGCGGCTCAGCGACAGCTCCGACGATTGAAGCTAACGAAGGCTTGGAGCATACCGGCTGGGATACAGCTTTTGATAACGTTACAAGCGACATAACTGTAACAGCCACATACTCAGAAATTCCGCAGTACACAGTTACATTTGATGCGGGAGCCAACGGAAGCGTAACAGCAGGCGATGCAGTGCAGACTGTTTACGAAGGCGAAGACGCAGTTGAGCCGACAGTTACAGCGAATACCGGCTGGGAATTCATCGGCTGGGATGCAGACTTCACAAACGTTCAGTCTGACCTGACAGTAACAGCACAGTATGAGCAGATTACATATACCGTAACGTTTATGCAGGGTGCTAACGGTACTATAACCGCAGGCGACACCGAGCAGACAATCGCTTACGGCGGCTCAGCGACAGCCCCGACTGTTGAAGCAGACGAAGGTTGGGAGCATACCGGCTGGGATACAGCTTTTGATAACGTTACAAGCGACATAACTGTAACAGCCACATACTCAGAAATTCCGCAGTACACAGTTACATTTGATGCGGGAGCCAACGGAAGCGTAACAGCAGGCGATGCAGTGCAGAGTGTTTACGAAGGCGAAGACGCTGTTGAGCCGACAATTGAAGCCAGCGAAGGCTGGGAATTTACAGGCTGGGATGCAGACTTCACAAACGTTCAGTCTGACCTGACAGTAACAGCACAGTATGAGCAGATTACATATACCGTAACGTTTATGCCGGGTGCTAACGGTACTATAACCGCAGGCGACACCGAGCAGACAATCGCTTACGGCGGCTCAGCGACAGCTCCGACTGTTGAAGCAGACGAAGGCTGGGAGTTTGCAGGCTGGGATATGATCTTCGATAATGTTACCAGCGACCTCACAGTAACAGCTGTTTACAGCGAGCTGCCTGATGTTTACACCGTAAACTTCTATGCAGGCGATTACGGGGAGATACTCTCAGGTTCAAGCCAGCAGGTAGATGAAGGCGAGGCGGCAGAGCTTCCAATGCTCGTGCCGGACTTCCAGTACAGATTTGAAGGCTGGTATAACGGCGATACAAGGTATTCACTTTCCGAGCTGCAGAATGTAACAGAAAATATGGAGCTCACGGCTGCATATTCTCTCCAGCCGGATCCGGAACCTGCAGATGCAGATTTCAACGGCGATAAGTATGTAGGTCCTGAGGATCTTGCGGTTATGCTTGATTCCTATCTGACGGCTGAAGGTTCGCTCGCAAGCGAAACCGCAGCAGAGCTCTTTGCAGGCGATCAGTTCGGCGATATAGACAGCAACCAGTGGGTTGACAACGGCGACTTCTATCTATTCAGCAATAACTGGCTCAAGAGTTTTGAAGACAGCTTTACATACAATCTCGTACAGGGATACAACTGGATCTCATTCCCTGTTCTGCCTGAAGACAAGAGCCTTGCCAATGTAATGGAAGGTTACGAAGAGATTGTAGAGAACTTCGATAATATAACAGCCTCTAACGGCAAAACAGCTCAGTATTATAACGGCCAGTGGTACGGAACGCTTCAGAATATTGTACCTACAAGAATGTATGTGCTTTACAGTGCAAACGGCGGTACGTTTGAAGTTTCCGGAAGCGAGGTAGGACCTGATGGAGCTATGAATCTTTATCAGGGCTGGAACTGGCTGCCGTTCTTCCAGAAGCAGAGCATGTCTGTGCAGGATGCCTTCCAGCATCTTGATGTCCAAGACTTGGATCAGATTATAGCACCGAATGGTGAGGTTGCTCAGTACTACGGAAATCAGTGGTACGGAACTCTCGATACGCTTGAGCCGGGTGTTGGATATAAATTCAACGTATCTAAAGCTCAGGGATTCAGCTATACACATCAGGTTTCTCCGCTTGAAGCAATGTCTATCGAGACAGCCGCTGTTAATAAACCTAACTGGGATGCTCCGCAAGGGCTTTCAAACCAGATGAAGGTTTATGCCAAGATCGTTGATGAAAATGGCGATCCGATAGCAACAGCAAACGGCAGCGAGCTTTCTGCTTGGACTCCGGACAACCCGAGCAACATTGCCGGTGCTACCGACAAGGTGATTCTCGGTCCTGCCGGAAATCACTTCCAGCTCGTTATTTTCAGCGATAAGAACTCGGTTCCGGGTATGGATCTGAAGGTTTATGATGCCGATTCAGATAAAATCTACGATATCGTTCAAACGGTAGATTTCCAGAAGGACACCGAGCTGGGCAATGTTGTTACCCTTCAGGTTTACAGCACAGATGCCGGTATGCCGGTTAATGTGCCGGACTGGGAGAGTCCTACGGGGCTGATGAACAGCATGAAGGTTTACGCCAAGGTTGTTGATCAGAATGGCGACCAGATCGCAACAGCTGATAACAGTCAGCTCTCAGCATGGACACCCGCAGGACAGGTTGCAGGTGTTACAGATGAAGTTGTCTCCGGACCGGTTGATGATCACTTCCAGCTTGTAGTGTACAGCGATGAAACATCTGTTCCGGGCATGGGACTGAAGGTTTACGATGCTGACGCTGATCAGGTTTATGAGATTATCCAGAGGCTGGACTTCGAGGCAGACACCGATCTTGGTAATGTCCTCACTCTTCAGGTTTACACAATCGGTGAAAACGCACCGGACTGGCAGTCTCCAAGCGGCCTGAATAATCAAATGCAGGTTTACGCTATGGTTACCCAGGGCGGCGTTCAGATCGCTAAGCCGGACGGAAGCCTTCTTGCTGCAATAACTCCTTCTGGAAACATTGCAGGCGTAGCTGAAGTGGCAGCGAATCCTTCAGGAACTAAATACTTCCCGCTCACAATTTTCAGCGACGAGGATTCATTTACAGGGCTGATATTCAAGGTTTACGATGCAGCAACTGATACCGTTTACGATATAAACGAAACGCTTGACTTCCAGGCCGATGCTCAAATAGGAAACGTAACCTCTCTTGAAGAGTTCACGGTTTCAGGCGAGCAGGCGAATTCTTACGACGTAAACTTTATGTCTGGGGAGAATGGAACACTTCTGGGGCAGACCAGTCAAACCGTTGATCTTGGCGAGAATGCCACTGAGCCGATTGTTGAAGCAGACGAGGGCTGGGAATTCATCGGCTGGGACGGCAGCTTTGAAAATGTTATCTCAGACCGTACGCTCACTGCTCAATATACCGATGTTATTTATACGGTAGTATTCCAGGCAGGCGATAACGGAGCCATAACAGCAGGCGATGAGCTGCAGACAGTTCCATCAGGCGGCGATGCGGTAGAGCCTACTATTACAGCGGATGCTGGATATACCTTCACAGGCTGGAATGCTGATTTTACTAATGTAACATCAGATTTAACAGTAACAGCTCAGTACGAAGTAACCGGATACACCGTGGACTTCCTCCCGGGAGAGAACGGAAGCATAACAGCAGGTGATGATTCGCAGATTGTACCTCACGGACAGGCTGCTGCAGAGCCTACTGTAACAGCGGATGCCGGATATACCTTCACGGGCTGGGACACAGCTTTCGATAACGTTACAAGCGACCTTACAGTAACCGCTCTGTACGAAACAGCTGAGTTTACTGTAACATTCCTGCCGGGCGACAAGGGACTTATAACTGCAGGCGATTCGGTACAGACCGTTGTTTACGGCGGGGCTGCTGCAGAGCCAACAGTTACGCCTATAGTCGGCTATGAATTTGACGGCTGGGATATTGCATTCGATAACGTTACAAGCGACTTAACAGTAACCGCTCAGTATAAAGAAGGTACCGGCGACGAAGATGAAGATGGAACTGAAGAAGATCCTTGGATAATTGACGACCCAACAGACTGGCAGAAGATTATTGATGCACCTTCAGACCACTTCAAGGTTACCGGGGATGTTGATTTCGGATCAAATCCTCTAACTAACCCGCTTAAAGTGCCTTTTACCGGTCATCTGTACTCAGAAACCGGCGCAACCCTGTCTTACGGATTTGATGCCTCTGGCCTTGATTACGTAGGCTTGTTTGCTGTAGTATCCAACGGAGCTCTCATAGAGAACCTCGATTTCGACGTTGACGTAACCGGCCGCAATGTAGTCGGGGGTGTTGCTGGCTATTTCGCAGACAGCACTATCAGCAACTGCTCAATAAGCGGCAATGTAACCGGCGAGAAGTTCGTTGGCTCGTTTGTCGGAGAGAACAGAGGCCAGATTATTGGCTGCAGCTCTGATGTAACATTGAGCGGCGATGATGTAGTCGGCGGTATCGCCGGAACCAACAGAGGTTCTGTGAGCGGCTGCAGCTACAGCGGTATTTATACAGGCGGAACAGTGGGAATCGTTGGGTCGAGCCCATCCGGTTCTGTATCTGATTCTGATGTAGTTACAGGCGGCGGCGAATAA
- a CDS encoding aldo/keto reductase, protein MKKNVLGNTGIEVTELCFGALPMGPLQKDQPVDFNARLTAEAINRGINFIDTAQMYQTYAPIREAMKLTGKRPVIATKSTAPDFDSMQAAIDEAIEQLEIDYIDIFHMHAARATPEIFQQRRGALECLKENKRAGKVLSVGISCHGPEVVSAAAEQDDIDVVFALISLGGIGIINGTRGDMEQAIEKCSDAGKGVYLMKVLGGGNYVDKYSDCLEYARSLKGYHSISIGMVSLEEIDCNVKYFSGQRENLPALQGCSKSFQVVRIVCTACGKCIETCPNSAISMQDGKADISSENCLQCGYCVSACPQFAIRKV, encoded by the coding sequence ATGAAGAAAAATGTTTTAGGGAATACGGGTATTGAGGTAACAGAGCTCTGCTTCGGCGCTCTGCCGATGGGGCCTCTTCAGAAGGACCAGCCGGTGGATTTCAACGCACGCCTCACAGCAGAAGCGATAAATCGAGGCATAAATTTTATCGATACCGCCCAGATGTATCAGACTTACGCCCCAATCCGCGAGGCAATGAAGCTCACTGGCAAACGCCCAGTAATCGCCACAAAATCCACTGCTCCGGATTTCGACAGTATGCAGGCTGCGATAGACGAGGCCATCGAGCAGCTCGAAATCGATTACATAGACATCTTCCATATGCACGCAGCACGGGCGACGCCTGAAATATTCCAGCAGAGAAGGGGGGCACTTGAATGCCTTAAAGAGAATAAGCGAGCCGGCAAGGTTCTATCTGTCGGTATAAGCTGCCACGGCCCCGAAGTTGTATCGGCGGCCGCAGAGCAGGATGATATAGATGTGGTGTTCGCTCTTATCAGCCTCGGCGGAATCGGCATCATAAACGGCACCCGCGGGGATATGGAGCAAGCGATAGAGAAATGCAGCGATGCCGGCAAAGGCGTTTATCTGATGAAGGTTCTCGGCGGCGGGAATTATGTGGATAAATACTCAGACTGTCTCGAATACGCCCGCAGCCTGAAAGGCTATCACTCAATCTCAATCGGGATGGTGAGCCTTGAGGAGATAGACTGCAACGTAAAGTATTTCTCCGGTCAGAGAGAAAACCTGCCCGCTCTGCAGGGCTGCAGCAAGAGTTTTCAGGTTGTCCGCATTGTATGCACGGCCTGCGGGAAGTGCATCGAAACCTGCCCGAACAGCGCCATCTCAATGCAGGATGGCAAGGCCGATATCAGCAGCGAGAATTGCCTGCAATGCGGTTATTGCGTATCTGCGTGTCCGCAGTTTGCCATCAGGAAGGTTTAG
- a CDS encoding histidinol-phosphatase — protein MKQNTTNYHTHTYRCKHALGDAADYCSAAEKAGLKAIGISDHTPLPDGKWASVRMEMDELPDYCEKIEDAKKEFTGRLEVYSGMECEYFPRYEKFYNDTLREEFGIEYLAIALHFYPLGGEEISTHAFPMGKDALKSYTDLFVEGIKTKIFDFAAHPDLFLARYPSWDSYAERCSERICTAAANSGVALEINGYGFCRDDFSGYPNDNFWKIAANCGAKGVINSDAHCPEHIDIGFERCLDLAERMGVSVVDPVRTQAAKPS, from the coding sequence ATGAAACAGAATACAACAAACTACCATACACATACATATAGATGCAAACACGCTTTAGGCGATGCGGCAGACTACTGCTCCGCAGCAGAGAAAGCAGGTCTCAAAGCGATTGGAATAAGCGACCATACTCCCCTGCCGGACGGGAAATGGGCGTCTGTGCGGATGGAAATGGATGAGCTGCCGGACTATTGCGAAAAGATTGAGGATGCGAAGAAAGAATTTACCGGCAGGTTAGAGGTGTATTCGGGGATGGAATGCGAATACTTTCCTAGATACGAGAAATTTTATAACGATACGCTTCGAGAGGAATTCGGCATTGAATACCTCGCTATAGCACTGCATTTCTATCCGCTGGGCGGCGAGGAAATAAGCACACATGCCTTCCCAATGGGGAAAGATGCGTTGAAGAGCTATACCGATTTGTTTGTTGAGGGGATCAAGACGAAGATTTTTGATTTCGCTGCTCATCCGGATTTGTTTCTCGCCAGATACCCAAGCTGGGACAGCTATGCAGAAAGATGCAGCGAGAGGATTTGCACCGCGGCCGCTAATTCGGGGGTGGCTTTGGAGATAAACGGCTACGGCTTCTGCCGTGATGATTTTTCGGGCTATCCCAACGATAATTTCTGGAAGATTGCAGCAAACTGCGGAGCGAAAGGTGTTATCAATTCTGATGCGCACTGCCCTGAGCATATAGATATCGGTTTCGAACGCTGCCTCGATCTGGCTGAGAGAATGGGTGTTTCGGTGGTTGATCCGGTTCGCACACAGGCAGCTAAACCTTCCTGA
- a CDS encoding NUDIX domain-containing protein → MAEMGEYTYKWPRPMVTVDTLVFSAADGEVSILLVRRGKEPFKDKWAVPGGFLEMDEDLMEGALRELKEETGLSLDAAEQFAAFGRPGRDPRGRLITVCYIAVVTGRRPEVQGADDAAEARWIPAEKLGELDFAFDHYMIVTKAFESLPELKQK, encoded by the coding sequence ATGGCAGAAATGGGAGAATATACATACAAATGGCCGAGACCGATGGTAACTGTGGATACGCTTGTATTCTCCGCCGCCGACGGGGAGGTTAGCATTCTTCTGGTTCGACGGGGCAAAGAGCCTTTCAAGGATAAATGGGCGGTTCCGGGCGGTTTTCTTGAAATGGATGAAGACTTAATGGAAGGTGCCCTCAGAGAGCTGAAAGAGGAAACAGGACTGAGCTTGGATGCGGCTGAGCAGTTTGCAGCATTCGGCCGCCCGGGAAGAGACCCCCGCGGCAGATTGATAACTGTATGCTATATTGCAGTGGTTACAGGCAGAAGGCCTGAGGTTCAGGGTGCAGACGACGCAGCAGAGGCTCGCTGGATTCCAGCAGAAAAGCTCGGCGAGCTGGATTTCGCCTTCGACCATTATATGATCGTAACGAAGGCCTTTGAGAGCCTGCCCGAACTAAAGCAGAAGTAA